The following are from one region of the Vanessa cardui chromosome 3, ilVanCard2.1, whole genome shotgun sequence genome:
- the LOC124543539 gene encoding organic cation transporter protein isoform X2 has protein sequence MDKEHALEEMMGKLGDFGRYQGFQFFLHILAAMTAGLHMLSLVTVAAVPEHRCWIEGVDTNQMAAAWNSSEILAAIPKTPSGGLDNCLMFTEYNETATCEKWVFDTRYRTSSRAIEWNLVCNRRWRGAVAQTVYMLGVFTGAVFLGGLADKIGRKTVFCWSGALQLILGVIVAFVPEYWSFLVVTFFYAIFGSAGAYIPAFVLTMELVGSSKRTACGVSFQCAFAFGIMLVAGWGALIDNRQILQVVYGLHGLLLIPHIWIMDESPRWLWAQGRPKEAVDIVQKALKFNKSDEVLDRALLVSKGKIESSKDSEEPSASTLDLFRTPNLRMKTLNICLCYFANSLVYYGLTLSTGKLEGNPYLITAVFGLVEFPSYAAVIYFLDIWGRRLLMTSMMIIGGGACITAAFIPTGTILSTVIVIAGKLFIAGSFAIVYNYSAELFPTVVRNSAIGLGSMCARLSGALTPLITLLDSFDPKIPAVIFGLVALVSGFLCCFLPETMNQPMPQSIADGENFGKGDTCFTSCLGKRENIDPYSIDDKAAESMVPLEEINKKV, from the exons GAGATTTCGGTCGATATCAAGGCTTTCAATTCTTTCTGCATATCCTGGCAGCGATGACAGCTGGGTTGCACATGCTCTCTTTGGTAACGGTTGCCGCAGTACCAGAACAtag GTGCTGGATAGAGGGAGTTGACACCAACCAAATGGCCGCTGCTTGGAATTCCTCAGAGATATTGGCAGCTATACCCAAAACACCGTCTGGTGGCCTGGACAATTGCTTGATGTTTACTGAATATAATGAAACTGCCACGTGTGAGAAGTGGgtattcgatacaagatatAGAACATCATCTCGTGCGATTGAATGGAACCTCGTTTGCAATCGCAGATGGCGTGGCGCTGTAGCTCAAACAGTCTATATGTTAGGAGTATTTACTGGAGCTGTATTTCTTGGAGGATTAGCTGACAAAATTGGAAGAAAAACGGTATTTTGTTGGTCGGGTGCTCTTCAATTAATTTTGGGAGTAATTGTAGCCTTTGTCCCCGAATATTGGTCATTTTTAGTTGTTACctttttttatgcaatttttGGATCTGCTGGTGCATATATACCGGCGTTTGTGCTAACTATGGAACTTGTCGGATCTAGTAAGAGAACTGCTTGCGGTGTTTCCTTTCAATGTGCCTTTGCCTTTGGTATAATGTTAGTAGCTGGTTGGGGGGCACTTATAGATAACAGACAAATTCTTCAAGTTGTTTATGGTTTGCATGGTCTTCTTCTTATACCGCACATTTGGATAATGGACGAATCACCACGATGGTTGTGGGCTCAAGGCAGACCCAAAGAAGCAGTTGATATTGTTCAAAAAGCTTTAAAGTTTAACAAATCAGATGAAGTATTAGATAGAGCGCTTCTCGTGTCTAAAGGAAAAATTGAGTCATCTAAAGATAGCGAAGAACCGTCAGCTAGTACTTTAGATCTTTTCAGGACTCCTAATCTACGAATGAAAACGCTTAATATCTGTCTTTGTTATTTCGCTAATTCTTTGGTTTATTATGGACTTACACTAAGTACTGGTAAACTTGAAGGTAATCCCTATCTTATTACTGCTGTGTTTGGTTTAGTAGAATTTCCAAGCTATGCGGCAGTCATATATTTCCTTGACATTTGGGGCCGTAGACTTCTTATGACCTCAATGATGATAATCGGCGGTGGTGCATGCATAACTGCCGCTTTTATTCCCACTGGTACTATTTTGTCGACTGTAATTGTTATTGCCGGCAAATTGTTTATTGCTGGATCATTTGCTATAGTTTATAACTACTCCGCGGAATTGTTCCCTACGGTAGTACGTAACTCTGCAATTGGTTTAGGTTCTATGTGTGCTAGGTTGTCAGGAGCATTGACACCTTTAATAACTTTACTTGATTCATTCGATCCTAAAATACCCGCTGTTATATTCGGATTAGTCGCCCTAGTTTCTGGATTTCTATGTTGTTTCTTACCTGAGACTATGAACCAACCAATGCCGCAGTCTATTGCGGACGGTGAAAACTTTGGAAAGGGTGACACCTGTTTTACGAGTTGTTTAGGAAAAAGAGAAAATATTGATCCTTACAGTATCGATGACAAGGCGGCGGAGTCAATGGTTCCTTtggaagaaattaataaaaaagtataa
- the LOC124543539 gene encoding organic cation transporter protein isoform X1, translating to MDKEHALEEMMGKLGDFGRYQGFQFFLHILAAMTAGLHMLSLVTVAAVPEHRCAIKGVDSTNFTESWNSSLVLAAIPLNDHGKLDSCKMYGPNKSLEDCDSWVYDTQYYKSSRGIEWDFVCSRRWMGAAAQTAYMFGVVVGSMVLGKLCDAFGRKTVFVWAGILQLLIGAAVAFVNDYYTFISIRFLYGIFGSGSYIAGFVLTMELVGPSRRTLCGVTFQIMFAVGIMLLAGWGYLIDNRFYLQILYALHAVVLLPHWFLMDESPRWLWSQGRARESVAIIEKALKMNGSTEEIDTPALVSQCKATCTKYSEDSPTGTLNLFKTPNMLKKTLIICGCWFANSVVYYGLSLNTGKLNGNPYFITFLLGIVEMPSYIIIMYYLDRIGHRALISTMMLLGGISCLIVAALPHGSTSATGIVMVGKLFISGSYSIIYKYSAELFPTVVRSSGVGLGSMCASVSGALTPLISLLDTLNPKIPTIIFGFLALLSGFSTFFLPETIGRTLPQSIEDGEKFGLGDTCFTNCSGRRMSNASEDIPETMIPLDATEKKS from the exons GAGATTTCGGTCGATATCAAGGCTTTCAATTCTTTCTGCATATCCTGGCAGCGATGACAGCTGGGTTGCACATGCTCTCTTTGGTAACGGTTGCCGCAGTACCAGAACAtag GTGTGCCATAAAGGGAGTAGATAGCACAAATTTTACAGAATCTTGGAACTCTTCATTAGTTCTTGCTGCAATACCTTTAAACGATCATGGAAAATTGGATTCCTGTAAGATGTACGGCCCAAATAAATCATTGGAAGACTGTGATTCTTGGGTTTACGatactcaatattataaatcatcACGTGGTATTGAATGGGATTTCGTTTGCAGTCGACGGTGGATGGGAGCCGCAGCCCAAACTGCCTACATGTTTGGCGTTGTTGTAGGCTCAATGGTTCTTGGAAAGCTTTGCGATGCATTTGGAAGGAAGACCGTTTTTGTTTGGGCTGGTATTTTACAATTACTTATTGGAGCGGCAGTTGCATTTGTAAATGATtactatacatttatttcaataagattCTTATACGGGATCTTTGGTTCTGGATCATATATAGCAGGATTTGTTCTAACAATGGAACTAGTAGGCCCGAGTCGGCGTACATTATGCGGTGTAACTTTTCAAATAATGTTTGCCGTTGGAATTATGCTTCTAGCTGGTTGGGGATACCTTATTGATAATaggttttatttacaaattttatacgCATTACATGCTGTTGTATTACTACCTCATTGGTTTTTAATGGATGAATCTCCGAGATGGCTTTGGTCGCAAGGTCGCGCCCGTGAATCTGTGGCGATAATAGAAAAAGCATTAAAAATGAATGGATCTACTGAAGAAATTGATACACCTGCATTGGTATCACAGTGTAAAGCAACCTGTACAAAGTATTCTGAAGACAGTCCGACTGGAACTTTAAATCTTTTCAAAACTCCAAATATGTTAAAGAAAACACTCATTATATGTGGATGCTGGTTCGCTAATTCTGTCGTTTATTATGGGCTTTCATTGAATACCGGCAAACTAAATGGCAACccttattttataacatttctcTTGGGTATAGTAGAGATGCCTAGctacattataattatgtattatttagaCCGCATAGGTCATAGAGCTCTTATTAGCACAATGATGTTATTGGGTGGTATATCTTGTTTAATTGTAGCTGCACTTCCGCACGGTTCTACTTCAGCTACAGGCATTGTGATGGTTGGGAAACTATTCATATCTGGATCATATtctatcatttataaatattcagcaGAGTTATTCCCTACTGTGGTTCGCAGTTCTGGCGTCGGTCTAGGAAGTATGTGCGCTAGTGTTTCTGGTGCTTTAACGCCATTGATAAGTTTGCTTGATACTCTCAATCCAAAAATACCTACCATTATCTTTGGATTTTTGGCTTTGTTGTCTGGATTCTCTACGTTTTTCCTACCAGAAACAATAGGCCGTACGCTACCCCAATCGATTGAGGACGGTGAGAAATTTGGATTAGGTGATACATGCTTTACAAATTGTAGTGGAAGGCGGATGAGTAATGCTTCTGAAGATATCCCAGAAACTATGATCCCGTTAGATGcaacagaaaaaaaatcatga